The Amycolatopsis sp. DG1A-15b genome window below encodes:
- a CDS encoding YbaB/EbfC family nucleoid-associated protein, with the protein MQPNLGPGEDFQLLLERQVREMQSKAAALNEALSTAGATVRTRDGSVTVTLAPNGALTNLELGHRACELGPARLTATIMGAVRDAQRQTARAVADSFATINGDSESTEMVRSFLPPDPPPDGDFAAPENAETTPPPPPAPPSPPSAPRRRPSADDRPDDESNPW; encoded by the coding sequence GTGCAACCGAACCTGGGGCCAGGCGAAGACTTCCAGCTCCTGCTCGAACGGCAGGTCCGGGAGATGCAGTCGAAGGCCGCGGCGCTGAACGAGGCACTTTCCACCGCCGGGGCGACGGTCCGCACCCGCGACGGCTCGGTCACCGTGACGCTCGCCCCGAACGGCGCGCTCACGAACCTCGAGCTCGGGCACCGGGCGTGCGAGCTGGGCCCGGCGCGGCTGACCGCGACGATCATGGGCGCGGTGCGCGACGCGCAGCGCCAGACCGCCCGCGCCGTCGCGGATTCCTTCGCCACCATCAACGGCGACAGTGAGTCGACCGAAATGGTCCGGTCCTTCCTGCCGCCGGACCCGCCGCCGGACGGCGACTTCGCCGCGCCGGAGAACGCCGAGACCACCCCGCCGCCTCCGCCCGCTCCGCCGTCGCCGCCGTCCGCGCCGCGGCGGCGCCCCTCGGCCGACGACCGTCCCGACGACGAATCGAACCCCTGGTGA
- a CDS encoding TetR/AcrR family transcriptional regulator, translated as MDNATDEPARPGYRRSAGSPRGEARRRELLAKITDDVAENGLVDFSLRRAARAAATTHKVLLYHFEGAEDLLRQVVFALRERRIGNALTAVAAESPTLTGRVRAAWASLRDEETQLRRVLDQAMGLAMYDPGRYAALGRGASQQYLPTLVSFCPAHWPERRKLEVAEMILATLRGFLVDLLTSPDGDGAEAGVAALLRAVEREEAAP; from the coding sequence GTGGACAACGCTACCGACGAACCGGCCCGGCCCGGCTACCGGCGCTCGGCCGGGTCGCCCCGTGGCGAGGCCCGGCGCCGGGAACTGCTGGCCAAGATCACCGACGACGTCGCCGAGAACGGGCTCGTCGACTTCTCGCTGCGGCGGGCCGCCCGGGCGGCGGCAACGACGCACAAGGTGCTGCTCTACCACTTCGAAGGCGCCGAAGACCTGCTGCGGCAGGTGGTCTTCGCGTTGCGCGAACGGCGGATCGGCAACGCGCTGACGGCCGTCGCCGCCGAGTCGCCGACGCTCACCGGTCGTGTCCGCGCCGCCTGGGCCAGCCTCCGCGACGAGGAGACGCAGCTGCGGCGCGTCCTCGACCAGGCGATGGGCCTGGCGATGTACGACCCGGGCCGGTACGCCGCGCTCGGCCGGGGCGCGTCCCAGCAGTACCTGCCGACGCTGGTGTCGTTCTGCCCGGCGCACTGGCCGGAGCGGCGCAAGCTCGAGGTCGCCGAGATGATCCTCGCGACGCTGCGGGGTTTCCTCGTCGACCTGCTGACCAGCCCGGACGGGGACGGCGCGGAAGCCGGCGTCGCGGCGTTGCTGCGGGCGGTCGAACGGGAGGAAGCGGCGCCCTGA
- a CDS encoding DinB family protein produces the protein MIDEFAKNYLHGDLREIREEMVGKLDGLGEYDIRRPLTASGTNLLGFVKHLTLTEARYFGDIFGRPFPEPMPRWDDPEARGTDMWATEHESRTEIVDRYRRVWAHSDATITELAIDAPGHVPWWPRPDVLLFNVLVHVLTETNRHAGHADILREQLDGSLATDGHRDAEFWAARHAEVERAARAAEGPQ, from the coding sequence ATGATCGACGAATTCGCGAAGAACTACCTGCACGGCGACCTGCGCGAGATCCGCGAAGAGATGGTCGGCAAACTCGACGGGCTCGGCGAGTACGACATCCGCCGTCCCCTCACCGCCAGCGGCACCAACCTGCTCGGTTTCGTCAAGCACCTGACACTGACCGAAGCGAGGTACTTCGGCGACATCTTCGGGCGGCCGTTCCCCGAGCCGATGCCCCGATGGGACGACCCCGAGGCGCGCGGCACGGACATGTGGGCCACCGAGCACGAGTCGCGCACGGAGATCGTCGACCGCTACCGGCGGGTGTGGGCCCACTCCGACGCGACGATCACCGAGCTCGCCATCGACGCGCCGGGGCACGTGCCCTGGTGGCCGCGCCCGGACGTGCTGCTGTTCAACGTCCTGGTCCACGTGCTCACCGAGACCAACCGCCACGCCGGGCACGCCGACATCCTGCGTGAGCAGCTCGACGGCTCGCTCGCCACCGACGGCCACCGCGACGCGGAGTTCTGGGCGGCCCGCCACGCGGAGGTCGAGCGGGCCGCCAGGGCCGCCGAGGGTCCACAGTAG
- a CDS encoding SDR family NAD(P)-dependent oxidoreductase, whose product MRVLVTGGNAGIGYFAAEQLASAGAEVVIGSRDAVKARAATESIRSRVPQAKVEHVRLDLADLGSLEPDVGVLDAVLCNAGVALDAPPRRETADGHELMFGTNHLGHFALIARLWPVLAPAARIVTTGSFAAKSAHLDFADLQSERDYHPKRAYERSKLAQMLFALELDRRLRAAGSSRLSVLAHPGGALDALTPSRPPVHTRTTGAFLRGLPARVVLHGKDAGARPAVRAVLGPDVEGGGLWGPRVFGLRGRPRLEQRWANLTDDAAAARLWTESVALTGLEPLG is encoded by the coding sequence TTGCGGGTATTGGTGACCGGGGGCAATGCGGGGATCGGCTACTTCGCCGCCGAGCAGCTGGCTTCGGCGGGCGCGGAAGTGGTGATCGGCAGCCGCGACGCGGTCAAGGCGCGGGCCGCGACCGAGTCGATCCGCTCGCGGGTCCCACAGGCGAAGGTGGAGCACGTCCGGCTGGACCTGGCCGACCTCGGCTCGCTCGAACCGGACGTGGGTGTGCTGGACGCCGTCCTGTGCAACGCCGGCGTGGCCCTCGATGCCCCGCCACGGCGGGAAACCGCGGACGGGCACGAGCTGATGTTCGGCACCAACCACCTCGGCCACTTCGCCCTGATCGCCCGGCTGTGGCCGGTGCTGGCGCCGGCCGCCCGGATCGTCACCACGGGCAGCTTCGCGGCGAAGTCGGCTCACCTCGACTTCGCCGACCTCCAGAGCGAGCGTGACTACCACCCGAAGCGCGCGTACGAGCGGTCCAAGCTGGCCCAGATGCTGTTCGCGCTCGAACTCGACCGCCGGCTGCGGGCGGCGGGCTCCTCGCGGCTCAGTGTGCTCGCCCACCCCGGCGGCGCGCTCGATGCGCTGACACCGTCACGGCCGCCGGTGCACACGCGCACGACCGGTGCGTTCCTGCGCGGCCTCCCGGCGCGCGTGGTGTTGCACGGCAAGGACGCCGGGGCGCGGCCCGCGGTCCGCGCGGTGCTCGGCCCGGACGTCGAGGGCGGCGGGCTGTGGGGCCCGCGCGTGTTCGGCCTGCGCGGCCGGCCGCGGCTCGAACAGCGGTGGGCCAACCTGACCGACGACGCGGCCGCCGCCCGGCTGTGGACGGAAAGCGTGGCGCTGACCGGGCTCGAGCCGCTGGGTTAG